The Salvia splendens isolate huo1 chromosome 21, SspV2, whole genome shotgun sequence genome includes a window with the following:
- the LOC121784962 gene encoding lysine-specific demethylase JMJ25-like, giving the protein MDHSRSISGGGEDNVAIPDDLRCKRSDGKQWRCTAMSMPDKTVCEKHYIQAKKRAANSAMRASIKKAKRKSVDENDVYLESKSDDMDLPLSSQFGDYSGLSGKKKKDKSKAQASYSPEMPAGRSLSGRSSLRSTDDLDGDGSDYEDSRISYRTPPTSAAVDSDRSRSQKMFENNPMETSDGISESSDDTEGQPCHQCRSNNKDKVVWCLKCDQRGYCENCISTWYAGISIQEIQRICPACRGTCSCRVCMRGDNLIKARIREISAQDKLQYLYCLLSAVLPIVKRIHAMQCSEVELEKRLRGNEIDLVRTKLNADEQMCCDFCRVPIIDYHLHCTTCSYDLCLSCCKDVRRASKPSVNEELDDISLATNNSDKEPKSARLTQLNFIEKFSSWKADHDGSIQCPPKENGGCGSCILTLKRIFKMNWVAKLVKNVEEMVNGCKINNCGDSEETEGSLSLLQAANRENDSDNFLYNPSSEDLKSEGIKNFKMQWSKRKPVIVKEVFDDSAMTMWDPMTIWKGIKETAEEKSKDAKRVLKAVDCTDGAEVNVELEEFIKGYFDGRVDENGRRQLLKLKDWPSPSASEEFLLYQRPDFISKLPLLEFIHSKWGLLNVAAKLPHYSLQNDVGPKIFISYGNVEEIGKGGSRNNLHLNMRDMVFLLVHSFDAKLKGLQSTQIDVQNTVIQSDTKELHSDSEIHLNSGGSPNSLPDGMDFSVADAQSDNSEKNDDKGNEESSIVEEKGVNDSKIRSSENVLVNVQAGAHWDIFRHEDIPKLMEYVSLHREDFGNADDINDNSASRPLYDGVVYLNRHHKSRLKDEFGVEPWSFEQHLGEAVFIPAGIPFQVRHLHSSVQLGLDFLSPESLAESMRLSEEIRGLPHDHDLKLQKLEVGKISLYAASSAIKEVQKLVLDPKFGPELEYEDPNLTTLVSKNLENMVKRRQISCS; this is encoded by the exons ATGGATCATTCACGTTCCATCTCTGGGGGAGGTGAGGACAATGTCGCAATTCCTGATGATTTGCGTTGTAAGAGGTCCGATGGGAAACAGTGGAGATGCACTGCAATGTCCATGCCTGACAAGACTGTATGCGAAAAGCATTACATCCAGGCAAAGAAGAGGGCAGCTAATTCCGCAATGCGTGCAAGTATAAAGAAAGCTAAGAGGAAATCTGTAGATGAAAAtgatgtatacttggaaagcaAGAGTGATGATATGGATCTACCACTCAGTTCTCAATTTGGGGATTACTCTGGGTTGtctgggaagaagaagaaggataaaTCAAAAGCCCAAGCCAGTTACTCACCTGAGATGCCTGCTGGTAGGAGTCTTTCGGGTCGAAGCTCTCTGAGGTCAACTGATGATCTCGATGGAGATGGGTCTGACTATGAGGACAGTAGAATATCGTATAGAACGCCCCCTACATCTGCTGCAGTAGATTCAGACAGAAGCAGATCGCAGAAGATGTTTGAAAATAATCCTATG GAGACTTCTGATGGAATTTCAGAATCATCTGATGATACTGAGGGACAGCCTTGTCATCAATGTCGGAGCAATAACAAGGATAAAGTGGTTTGGTGCCTTAAATGTGATCAAAGAGGGTATTGTGAGAACTGTATTTCGAcatg GTATGCGGGCATATCCATACAGGAAATTCAGAGGATTTGTCCTGCATGTCGTGGTACATGTAGTTGCAGGGTGTGCATGCGAGGGGATAATCTTATTAAA GCAAGGATTCGAGAGATATCCGCACAAGACAAATTGCAGTACCTTTACTGTCTTTTATCAGCGGTGCTCCCAATTGTGAAACGGATCCATGCAATGCAGTGCTCTGAGGTTGAGCTGGAGAAAAGGCTCCGAG GAAATGAAATAGATCTTGTCAGAACTAAATTAAATGCTGATGAACAGATGTGCTG TGATTTCTGCAGGGTACCTATTATTGATTATCACCTGCACTGCACAACATGCTCGTACGATTTGTGCCTTAGCTGCTGCAAAGATGTCAGGAGAGCATCCAAGCCTTCTGTCAATGAAGAGTTAGATGACATTTCTCTTGCAACGAATAATAGTGACAAAGAGCCTAAGTCAGCAAGATTAACACAGCTAAATTTCATCGAAAAATTTTCCAGTTGGAAAGCTGATCATGATGGAAGTATCCAATGTCCCCCAAAGGAAAATGGAGGCTGTGGGTCCTGCATTTTAACTCTAAAGCGTATCTTCAAGATGAACTGGGTTGCCAAATTGGTGaaaaatgttgaagaaatgGTCAATGGctgtaaaataaataattgtggTGATTCAGAGGAAACTGAAGGTAGTCTCAGTCTTCTCCAGGCCGCAAACAGAGAAAATGATAGTGATAACTTCTTGTATAATCCATCTTCAGAAGATCTGAAAAGTGAAGggattaaaaatttcaaaatgcAGTGGAGCAAACGGAAGCCTGTTATTGTTAAGGAGGTTTTTGATGACTCTGCAATGACAATGTGGGATCCTATGACTATATGGAAAGGAATTAAAGAGACCGCAGAAGAGAAATCGAAGGATGCTAAAAGAGTTTTGAAGGCTGTTGACTGCACTGATGGGGCTGAG GTTAATGTAGAACTTGAAGAGTTCATAAAAGGTTACTTCGATGGTAGAGTTGATGAAAATGGGAGACGTCAGTTGTTAAAGTTGAAGGATTGGCCTTCACCTAGTGCTTCAGAAGAGTTTCTGTTATATCAAAGACCTGACTTCATCAGTAAACTTCCCCTGCTTGAGTTCATCCATTCCAAGTGGGGTCTTCTAAATGTTGCGGCAAAATTGCCTCATTATTCCTTGCAAAATGATGTTGGTCCtaagatatttatttcttatggCAATGTAGAAGAAATTGGCAAGGGTGGTTCTAGGAATAATCTTCATCTCAATATGCGCGATATG GTATTCCTTTTGGTGCATTCATTTGATGCAAAGTTAAAAGGTCTGCAGAGTACACAAATCGATGTACAAAATACTGTGATTCAATCAGATACAAAGGAATTGCACAGTGATTCTGAAATTCACCTGAACAGCGGTGGATCGCCCAACTCGTTACCTGATGGAATGGATTTCTCTGTGGCCGATGCACAATCAGATAACTCTGAGAAAAATGATGATAAAGGAAATGAAGAAAGCAGCATAGTTGAAGAGAAAGGTGTCAATGATTCTAAGATTAGGTCCAGCGAGAATGTTCTGGTAAATGTCCAAGCAGGTGCTCACTGGGATATATTCCGCCACGAGGATATACCCAAACTAATGGAGTATGTAAGCTTGCACAGGGAAGATTTTGGGAATGCTGATGATATTAATGATAATTCT GCATCTCGGCCTCTATATGATGGGGTAGTATACTTGAATAGGCATCATAAAAGCAGGTTGAAAGATGAATTCG GAGTTGAACCTTGGTCGTTTGAACAGCATTTAGGAGAAGCAGTATTCATCCCTGCCGGAATCCCCTTCCAAGTACGGCATCTTCAC TCCTCGGTTCAATTGGGGCTTGATTTTCTCTCTCCTGAAAGTCTGGCTGAATCTATGAGACTGTCTGAGGAAATCCGTGGACTTCCACATGATCATGATTTGAAGCTTCAAAAACTGGAG GTTGGAAAAATATCATTATATGCAGCAAGCTCAGCCATTAAAGAGGTTCAGAAGCTGGTTCTCGACCCAAA atttggtCCAGAACTCGAATATGAAGATCCGAATCTGACTACGTTGGTGTCGAAGAACTTGGAGAACATGGTGAAGCGCAGACAGATTTCCTGTAGCTAA